The following DNA comes from Hemibagrus wyckioides isolate EC202008001 linkage group LG05, SWU_Hwy_1.0, whole genome shotgun sequence.
GCTGAGCAAGAAGCTGAAGAAGAAAGTGCACATGTGTGTCTACTGCAGTAAGGAGTTCGACCACTTCGGTCACTTCAAAGAGCACTTACGGAAACACACGGGTAAGGAGCGCTCTCGTCACCGCTGCCGCGTCCTGAACCGTAAGGTGGACGCCATGGTGTTCTGTGGAGTTTATGTTGCTTTACGCACTACTACCTTCTGCTGTGTGTGCAGGTGAGAAACCTTTCGAATGTCCAGATTGCCACGAGCGGTTTGCCAGGAACAGCACGCTGAAGTGCCACATGTCGGCCTGCCAGAACGGAGCCGGAGCCAAGAAAGGCCGGAAAAAACTCTATGAGTGTCAGGTGAGGCGGAGGCGGTTCCTGTTAGAGTGAGAAGGTCATGCAGAAACATGACTGGACATCACGAAATGAAATGACAGGCAGCTCCTGAACTGGAGCAGAATaatgaccctgtgtgtgtgtgtgtgcgtgtgtgtgtgtgtgttctgttcctcaggtgtgtgacgaggtctTCAACAGCTGGGACCAGTTTAAAGATCATCTGGTCATCCACACAGGGGACAAACCCAATCACTGCACGCTGTGTGATCAGTGGTTCACTCACGCCAGAGAGCTGACCGCTCACCTGCAGCAGCAGCACGCGGTACAGCAGGAGGATACAGCCTCGGGGGAGGAACGGGTGGAGCTGGAGGACGGAGTGATGGTGGAGGAACAGGTGGAGCTGCAGGACGGAGCGATGAAAGAACGGGTGGAGCTGCAGGGTGCGGTGATTGAGGGACGAGTGGAGCTGCAGGACGGAGTGATGGTGGAGGAACGCGTGATCATGGAGGGACAGATGGAGCTgcgagatggagtgatgatggagggACAGGTGGTGCTgcaggatggagtgatggagcagCAAATGATTCTGCAGGACGGAGTGGTGATGGAGGGACGAGTGGAGCTGCGGGACGTAGCGATCGACCAACCGGTGGTTCTGCAGGATGGAGTTATGATAGAGGAGCGAGTGGAGCTGCAGGACGGCGTGATGGTGGAGGGACGGGTGGAGCTGCAGGACGGAGTGATGATAGCGGAGCGAGTGGAGCTGCAGGACGGAGTGATGGTGGAGGGACGGGTGGAGCTGcaggatggagtgatgatagCGGAGCGAGTGGAGCTGCAGGACGGAGTGATGGTGGAGAACCAGGTGGAGACGGTGCTGATAGAGGTGGAGGAAGACGGAGTGAAGGAACAGACGCAGAGCGTAAACGTATAAAAGGGAATGAAGACGAGTggatatttatttctgtaaggCAGTGTGTTCTCTCCTCACAGCTCTCCTCCTGCTGAACACCTTCCACACAGCAGGAACACCACACTCCTTTATTTCACTTCAGTTTACTTTATTGATCTTTAGGAGGTTGAGGTGAGAGGTGTGGCTGTGATCTCACCCTCACGTTCACCTCCAACCACAACAGTCCTGTCTGTAAGGAGGTTCCTGACCAGGAGTCTTTTCACATCAGGGTTGTTCCCTTCAGAGTTCCCTcaatttggggaaaaaaaactttcccaAAAATTCTGCTCAAAAAAAGTCAAGAAAAGTCAAGGACAGAAGTCACGTGGGCGGAGCTTAGGTCTGTATCGGTACACGTGCGCTCAGGAAGAGGCAGGATAAACAATGTGAtggaagttttatttattttgcacttcatCTGGTCAGCTTTCAGAAAGTAGCAGgggtttgtttattattattattattttgttttcttttttttgtaaagactcgttggatttgtttgtttttgaagcTGAACTCTGACCCCTGACCTCTGGTCTGGTGTGTAAAGTGAGGACTCTGCCCAGAACACTCACTCTTCTTCAGCACAAAGCTTCttatttttgtacagtgtgcgtgtgcgcgtgtgcgtgtgtgtgtgtgtgtgtgtgtgtgtgcgtgtgcgtgcgcgtgcgcgtgtgcgtgcgcgtgtgtgtgtgtgtgtgtgtgtgtgcgtgcgtgcgtgcgtgcatgtgtgtgtgtgcgcgtgcgcgtgtgtgtgtgtgcgcgtgtgtgcgcgtgtgtgtgtgcgcatgtgcgtgcgtgtgtttgtgcgcgtgtgcgtgcgtgtgtgtgcgtgtgcgcgtgcgtgtgcgcgtgtgtgcgtgcgtgtgtgcgcgcgtatgtgtgcgcgtgtgtgcgcgcgcgtgtgtgcatgtgcgtgtgtccgtgcgtgtgtccgtgtgtgtgtgtccgtgtgtgtgtgtgcgcgtgtgcgtgcgtgtgtgtgtgcgtatgtgtgtgtgtgcatgcgtgtgtgtgtgtccgtatgTGTGCGCGTacgtgtgcgtatgtgtgcatgtgtgtgtgcgtatgtgtgcgtgtgtgcgtgcgtgtgtgtgtgtgcgcgtatgtgtgcgtgtgtgtgtgtgtgtatgtgtgtgtgtgtgtgtgtgtgtgtgtgtgtgtgtatgtgtgtgtgcgcgcgcgtgtgtgtgtgtatgtgtgtgtgtgtatatgtgtgtgtatatgtgtgtgtgtgtgtatgtgtgtgtgtgtgtatgtgtgtgtgtgtgtgtgtgtgtgtgtatatgtgtgtgtatgtgtatgtgtgtgtgtgtgtatgtgtgtatgtgtgtgtgtgcgtatgtgtgtgtgtgtgtgtatatgtgtgtgtgtgtgtatatgtgtgtgtgtgtgtatatgtgtgtgtgtgtgtgtgtgtgtatatgtgtgtgtatgtgtgtgtgtgtgtgtatgtgtatgtgtgtatgtgtatgtgtgtgtgtgtgtgtgtgtgtgtgtatatgtgtgtgtgtgtgtatatgtgtgtgtgtgtatatgtgtgtgtatgtgtgtgtatgtgtgtatgtgtatgtgtgtgtgtgtgtgtgtgtgtgtgtgtgtatatgtgtgtgtgtgtgtgtatgtgtatatgtgtgtgtgtgtgtgtgtgtgtgtgtgtgtgtgtgtgtatgtgtgtgtgtgtgtgtgtgtgtgtatgtatgtgtgtgtgtgtatgtgtgtgtgtgtgtgtgtgtgtgtatgtatgtgtatgtgtgtgtgtgcgcgcgcgtgtgtgcgtatgtgtgtgtgcgtatgtgtgtgcgtatgtgtgtgcgtatgtgtgtgtgtatgtgtgtgtgtgtgtatatgtgtgtgtgtatgtgtatgtgtatatgtgtgtgtgtgtgtgtgtgtgtgtgtatgtgtatatgtgtgtgtgtgtgtgtgtatgtgtgtgtgtgtgtgtgtatgtgtgtgtgtatgtgtgtgtgtgtgtgtgtgtgtatgtatgtgtatgtgtgtgtgtgtgtgcgcgcgcgtgtgtgcgtatgtgtgtgtgcgtatgtgtgtgtgcgtatgtgtgtgtgcgtatgtgtgcgtgtgtgcgtgcgtgtgtgtgtgtgcgcgtatgtgtgcgtgtgtgtgtgtgtgtgtgtgtgtgtgtgtgtgtgtgtgtatgtgtgtgtgtgtatgtgtgtgtgcgcgcgcgtgtgtgcgtatgtgtgtgtgtatgtgtgtgtgtgtatatgtgtgtgtatatgtgtgtgtgtgtgtatgtgtgtgtgtgtgtatgtgtgtgtgtgtgtgtgtgtgtgtgtgtatatgtgtgtgtatgtgtatgtgtgtgtgtgtatgtgtgtgtgtgcgtatgtgtgtgtgtgtgtgtatatgtgtgtgtgtgtgtatatgtgtgtgtgtgtgtatatgtgtgtgtgtgtgtgtgtgtgtgtatatgtgtgtgtatgtgtgtgtgtgtgtgtatgtgtatgtgtgtatgtgtatgtgtgtgtgtgtgtgtgtgtgtgtgtatatgtgtgtgtgtgtgtatatgtgtgtgtgtatatgtgtgtgtatgtgtgtgtatgtgtgtatgtgtatgtgt
Coding sequences within:
- the znf131 gene encoding zinc finger protein 131 isoform X2, translated to MGSAVLNAEEPALLSLREARRCEARSGTRLLKYLHKTLHSPPSRGQVSTMSDDGGVGEDEFPAHYKVMLDKLNEQRQLDQFTDITLIVDGVSNSAFCHLMEFTYTATLALRGQEEVMDVWRAAEYLQMQEAIKALNKRVKSEERNGSLKSEPRPLPDKTKAKKRKIAETSNVITETLPSVEAESEPVEIEVEVGDEAVVQECVMEEEVLDGGRETDDSALALLADITSKYQQGAQNVKKVGGEAGDLQEEAVMATKTLEGIEVVEVQISDNMFRCDKCDRCFKLFYHLKQHMKTHTSSLEKPFVCKHCGKTYAREGALKQHVNTCHYDAEELSKKLKKKVHMCVYCSKEFDHFGHFKEHLRKHTGEKPFECPDCHERFARNSTLKCHMSACQNGAGAKKGRKKLYECQVCDEVFNSWDQFKDHLVIHTGDKPNHCTLCDQWFTHARELTAHLQQQHAVQQEDTASGEERVELEDGVMVEEQVELQDGAMKERVELQGAVIEGRVELQDGVMVEERVIMEGQMELRDGVMMEGQVVLQDGVMEQQMILQDGVVMEGRVELRDVAIDQPVVLQDGVMIEERVELQDGVMVEGRVELQDGVMIAERVELQDGVMVEGRVELQDGVMIAERVELQDGVMVENQVETVLIEVEEDGVKEQTQSVNV